Within the Burkholderia sp. NRF60-BP8 genome, the region CAGCCACGACGGCAAGCCGACGATTTTCGGCATCGAGCCTGGCAGCGGCTTGATGAAACTGACGGGCGAGGCGCGCAGCGCGTATGCGCTCGACGCAACCGTGCTGCCGTCGTCGGAGGCTGCGATGTTACTCGCGCTGGAGCGCGCGCAAAAGCGTCGCCAGCCGATCGTCGTCACGCTGTGGAATCCGCACTGGGTGTGGGCGAAGTATCCGATGCACTACCTGAAAGACCCGAAGCAGGTGTTCGGTCAACCCGATGCGATCTATGCGATCACGAAGACCGGTTTCGGTCATACGCGTCCGGATGTCGCGCGCTGGCTCGGCGCATGGAAGATGGACGACCAGACACTCGGCTCGCTGATGAACGATATCCGTGCCGCCGGTGAATCGGATCCGCAGAAGGGTGTCGCGCGATGGATCGCATCGAATCGCGCCCGGGTGAGCGAATGGCTACGCTGACAGACGGTTTCATGAAGATTGCTCCGTATGCCGAAAGGTATTCGGGCCTTTTGAAACCCTCTCCGAGCGCGCGTGCGGGTTGCGACACCTCGCCCGTGAAGCCGTACAGGCGTCACGGGCGACGCACGAGCTGATGCAACCGGCGCCTGCTATTGCGCGAGCGCGTCCGTCAACGGCCGCTGCGCGACACGCACGAGATTGTCGCGGCCCGCACTCGGGCTCGACCATTGCAGATGCATGCTGGCCGGCCCGCTCGCATGCACGTACTCGACGCGGATCGGCACGTTCCGCTTCTGCGACAGGTGGATGCGGCCCTTCGCGGTCGCGAGCCCCGGCTGCTCCTTGTCGATCACCTGGCGGCCGTCGATCCACACGCGCGCGACGTTGTCGCTCGTCACGCTGAACGTGTAGTTGTCAGCCTTCGGAATGTCGAGCGCACCGGTCCAGCGGATCGCATAGTTCGTCGCATTCATCCCCTTCGACGCATCGGGTGAATCGGTGCCGCGCTCGGTATTCAGGTCGAAATCGACCAGCGGCGTGATCGACGAGAACACCGGCGTGGTGAACGTCGTGTCGTTGTAGTACGTCGCGTTCAGCACACGCAGCCGCGAGCTGAACGCGCTGGCGAGCGCCTGCACCTCGGCCGTGCTCCACGGGTGGCCGTCGGGGTAGAGCGTGCCCTGGAACGGCGTCGCCGGCTCGACGGTGGCCGGCGCGGACGCCGTCTGCCCCCAGTGGAAACGGGTGTTCGTGCGGCCGATCATCAGCTCCCATACCAGGAAGCCCGTCTTGCCGCCGTAGGTGGACGCGATGCCGGCCATCGTCTGGCCTGCCTGGCCGCCCGGCCAGCCGCGCTGCAGCGTTTCCGAGTTCAGGCTGTCGAGCAGGCTCGGCGGCAGCGAGTAGTCGGGCGTCGTCGCATTGATCGCGTACGGGTGGAACGCATGGAAGTCGGAGAAGTAATCGCCTTCGGGCTCCTGCACGTTCGGCGAATTGATCGGCTGCGTCGCGCCCGCGTTCAGGATCGCGATGCGCGCGTCGTTCATCATCCACGCGCGCGTCGGTTGCAGCGCGCCGTTGCCGCTGCAGCCGGGCTCGTTCATCGGTTCCCAGTACAGGATGCGCGGGTCGTTGCGGTGCGCGGACACGAAATCGGCGATATAGTGCTGCAGGTCCTGCTTGTACGTGGTCGATGCGCCCGCCGCGATCGGCTGCAGGTACTGCTGCTCGACCGACTGCCCCGGCGATTGCACCCAACGGCTGTTGTGCACGCCGAAGATCGGCGCCGGCTGCGGGCCATACGCGGGATCGACGTGCCAGCAATCGTCGTAGAAGATCGGTGCGACCTTCAGCCCGTGGCGCGCGGCGATCTCGAGCAGGCTGTCGAATTTCGCGAGGAACGCGTCGCGATCGTTGACCCAGTTCAGGTAGTGCAGGTACACGGTGATCGTGTTCATCCCGTAGGTCTGCGCGTAGTCGAGCTCGCGATCGACGATCGCCGGATCGTAGTTCTGCCAGAAATCGATCGCATTGACGGCATTCCACGGGTTGTACACGGCGCCCACCACGCGCGAGAAATCGTATGTTTTCGGCGCGACGTCCGGATAGCGGCTCACGGTCACGTTGCTGAACGCGACGCTCGCGCCGAAGCGGCGCAGCCCGAACGCGCCCGCGCGCAGCGCGGTCGTCAGGCCGCTCGTCGCGTCGTTGATGCTGATCACCTGCGTGCCGTCGACGAACACGTCGATCGCGTTGTTGCGCGTGACGACCTTCAGGTGGTGCGTGCTGCCCGGCACGACCGCGGGTGCGGGGTAATCGATGAAGTCGGTCCAGTTGTTCTGTTCGCGGCCGACCTGCACCACGTGGCGCACCGCATCGAGCCCGATGTAGTAGCCCGTCAGTGCATCGGTGCCGACCGACGGGTTCGTCACGTGCACGATGAAGCCCGCATTCGCGGTATTCGCGCCCGGCGCCGGCGCGCCGATCGTCACGTCCGCTTCGTACGACGCGTGGCCGTACGCCGGATGCTGCGCGTTGGTGACGAGCTTCGCGCCGTCCGTGCTCGTACCGTCGATCCGGATCGTGTTCGTGCCGCCGCTCGTCCAGGCCGGGCCGTACGTATCGAAATCGGCGAGCGTCAGCGTTTGCGTGTCGGTCGCGACGGGCGGCGCCGGCGGCGCATACGGCGGCACGCCGCGCGACGACACGCGCAGCGCGGGCGTCGGCCCCGGCAGGCCGAGCGTGACGAGCTGGTTCGGGAAACGCGACGGGCCGCCGTGCCCCATGTTCATGAAATCGCCGGATGCGGCGGCGTTGGCCGTGGCGGCACCGTCGCTGGCTGCGGCATCGACGGACGCACGCGCGGCGAGCGCCGATGCCGACGGGGCGGACGAATCATCGCCGCCGCACGAGGCGAGCAATACGACGACCGCGAGTGCGGCGGGCTTGAGACGAGACGTGATAGTCATTCTGGACTCCGGATCAATGAGGAGAAGCGGACGACTGGTGACTCGATGCGGATGAAGCGGTGCCCGGACGGCGAGCGTCGCGGCACGGTGTGCGTGTGATGTGCGGACGGCACGGAGCGGGCTGCGCGGCGGGT harbors:
- a CDS encoding PA14 domain-containing protein; protein product: MTITSRLKPAALAVVVLLASCGGDDSSAPSASALAARASVDAAASDGAATANAAASGDFMNMGHGGPSRFPNQLVTLGLPGPTPALRVSSRGVPPYAPPAPPVATDTQTLTLADFDTYGPAWTSGGTNTIRIDGTSTDGAKLVTNAQHPAYGHASYEADVTIGAPAPGANTANAGFIVHVTNPSVGTDALTGYYIGLDAVRHVVQVGREQNNWTDFIDYPAPAVVPGSTHHLKVVTRNNAIDVFVDGTQVISINDATSGLTTALRAGAFGLRRFGASVAFSNVTVSRYPDVAPKTYDFSRVVGAVYNPWNAVNAIDFWQNYDPAIVDRELDYAQTYGMNTITVYLHYLNWVNDRDAFLAKFDSLLEIAARHGLKVAPIFYDDCWHVDPAYGPQPAPIFGVHNSRWVQSPGQSVEQQYLQPIAAGASTTYKQDLQHYIADFVSAHRNDPRILYWEPMNEPGCSGNGALQPTRAWMMNDARIAILNAGATQPINSPNVQEPEGDYFSDFHAFHPYAINATTPDYSLPPSLLDSLNSETLQRGWPGGQAGQTMAGIASTYGGKTGFLVWELMIGRTNTRFHWGQTASAPATVEPATPFQGTLYPDGHPWSTAEVQALASAFSSRLRVLNATYYNDTTFTTPVFSSITPLVDFDLNTERGTDSPDASKGMNATNYAIRWTGALDIPKADNYTFSVTSDNVARVWIDGRQVIDKEQPGLATAKGRIHLSQKRNVPIRVEYVHASGPASMHLQWSSPSAGRDNLVRVAQRPLTDALAQ